The window TCAAACAGCGCCGAGTAATGAAACAAGGCTTCCCTGAACCTGGTCACAAAGAACGGCGCGTTGTAGGACCCACTCAGGACCGCTTGGATGAAGACGCTCGGGTTCGCTTTCCTTATCAGCTTCAAAACCGCGTCTCTAGGGCTGTTGACAACAACTGTCTCATCCAAAAGGTTCTTGAAACGGAAGAGAGAGTTCACAACTACAAACTCTCCTTGCTCAATCTTCAAATCTTCTACTCTGATCGTTTCCCACTTCTGAGCTATCGCGTTGTACTCAAATGGGACCTTGTAACGCTGACAGTACCTCGCCAAGCGAAGGCCCGTCTCGTGAACTCCCTCAGCCGGTCTAAACCCGCGCTGAGGAAGCTCTATCCCAGTGATCCTCAGCTTGGGAGGACCACCAGGTCTGAACGAGAGGCGATGGATCAGAGCAGGCCACTGAAAGCCATAAGAGATCCCAAAATCCACGATGTGGATGGTGTCGGCGTTCGCTGTCAGACGCATTATGCTGTGGTTAGCGAATATGATAGCAGCTTTCTTGAACGGGCAGACGGAGATGTAGGTCTGGTAAGCCTTTAACATATCAGCTGCAGACGTTTTCTTGGAAGATAACGCTGTGTAGATCTGCGTGCCGGTCCCAGCTAACCGCGCTTCGAGACTGTTTGCGAAATAATGAGCTAGTCTTTCTGATCCGTTGCCTAGAGGAGAGGAATGCTCTCGTATCTGTCTTAGCATCTCGTTGGCGGTTCTGCGATCATCTACTGATACAGCTTGTGCGCAGAGTACCAAGAGAGTTCTCAGATCAGCAGTTTCTTTCTTGGAACCTTTACTATTACTATTAGTAGTAGTAGCTGTTGATTTCTTTCCACGAGCCTTTGCCTCTGTTGGAAACTTCTGGTCAGTAATGCACACAGGCTGCCCGGTGCCGCCGCATAGTAAGATCTTATCAAACATTTCAGAGAGCTCGGTTTCTTCGACGTAAACAGCGGACTGTTTGTTGCTTCTTTCTTCAGCCAAGTCTTCGTCTTCGTCGCGCCAGTGACTTTTCTTCTTCCCAGTCAATCTACTGttggaaggaggaggaggaggatgctCTGcctcatccttcttctctgtcTTGACAAAGACCTCAGAGGTGTTTTCGTCGAATCCAGAGTTCTTTGGGACGTAACTCTCAACGTCTATAAAGAGCTGACTAGATTTGGGAAGGAACTTACTCGCTTCGTCAACTCCTCTTTTGAACTGCATAGCCAGTTCACTGTCTTTGAACATGCTCGACCCGAAAGATGCACTGTTACCGCCACTGGTGGACCTAGAAGTGGACTGGAACACAAAGTTACTAGGGAAGGGCGTCTGTAACCAAGAAGGTCTATTATTATTCTCCAAACCATCAAGGCTCCAGTGTGAATCAGAGGAAGTGGTGGTGCTTGCGTAGTCACTAAAACCACCACCACTTGGGAAAGAACCATCAGGGCTATCTTCAGCTAACTTCTCAGGGTAAGAAGCTCCATGGTCCATTGAAGAAGGGTACTGTTCACCAAGGGCTTCGTAGAGAGATTTCTCAGCGGCTTGAAGAGCTAAAGCGTCATGAAACATACAAGGCTTCTCTTCCATGTCTTCCTCCATAAGCACCTGGCTTATGTACTTGAGAACAGAGTCAGAGAACTCAGAGTCATCAGATGGAGATGACAAGCGATCTCCTGATGCAGTTTCAGCAGCAGCGTTGTTGTTGTTACTGTTCTCCTTCTGAGGATAAGGCTCTGGTGGAGGAGCAGAGGAATGATCGAAAGACACGAAATTTAAGAGAGGGTCATCTAGATAGAACCCATCAGATAAATCTACGGTTTGGTTTGAGGCAGGCAAATTATCAAACTCGCTAGTGAAATCAAACCCATCTAAGGATCCACCTGAATAAGAACCCATGGATCcacaaacccaaaaaatcaCCAGAAAGATCAACTAAAGGTGGAGACTTTATGTTCCTGATcaaatcataacaaaaaaacagagcagTGAATAGAGGagaataataattaacaaaacaaataaagattAGAGAGAAGTTATCAGCATACATACCTCTTTGTGGGCTAAGATGACcaacgaagaagaagcttgagcTAGGGGAAAAGGTTTggactttagagagagagagagagaagagagagtggAGGAGGAGCAAATGAAAGATAAGAAGAAGCAGTGATGTGAGATTAATTGTTTTTACTGTAAagaagatattataaattaattaataaaataatgagaggataataataaaataatatgccctttttgatttttctttgtttgacgGCAATCAGTCGATTCAGGAAATTTCCTCATGTCTGAATGAGAATCTTTCCGTATCCAGACAACAATTTTCactgttttattgttttattgtttttacttttgactaaacaaaaaaaaaatctattttttacagTGACGACCATGATTTTATCATTTAACTTTGGATGGATGCGCTCTATTGAGACGTATACTTTCTATTCCCATTGGGTTAATCCTAGCCACATGAAAACATATCGATCCAAAAGGATTTAACTCAATGGTGTAGACTTTTCATAAAGATGTGGAGTTGTGAAAATGACATGTCCAATTATTTCTCTCCATTCATCGACGATGAGATGAGATCCCTAAAGAATCTTCCATCGTATTCTCTCTTTGATTTTGCGTCTAAAAAGTGTGTGTGCTAGCCATCAGAAAATGCCAACGCGAAATCATTATTGCTGCATATATTATGTTCCATTTCCTCGTATAAACTCTTTAACCTTTTGTTCTTGTCGTGGAATCTTTGCTTCTATAGCTATCTCAGCCATGTGTATGGACACTACTCAATGGTTTAGCATTATATCACAAGAACTTTTCTGTATGTTTTGTTATCAActccaacacattcattctcaATGATGCTTGCTTGTACACATTTTATCTCAACCACCCTATTGATTTTTTGGGTTAAACATATACGTTTTACCATATGTTTTATTAACCCATACActaggaaaacaaaaaaaaaaaactagtacaaATCACGAAGCTACATGTCTGTCTTGGTCCACATGTCTATGAAACGTAACAAATGAAGTTTATATTGTATTATCTCATCAACATACTCCACTTTCTCCACATGCAAATTTAGACAACTTTTGATGGTATACGACGGATGTGTtgataaaatccaaaaacttgaATAGCATGCAAGACACGATTCCTTGGATAAAGTATCTCAATGATCTATATAATTTGTAAGTCAACAAAGGGAATAAACGTCATGTTATTATATTACCAAGCACTGTGACAATTACACAAGACTTCACATATATATCTCCATCTCTATTATCTTCTCTTCACCACCCACCTTCCattcctttttttcttatacaATGATTCTTTTCAAATACATgacataacaaaacaaataattaagtatatatgaaaagaaaaaaaaagctggTTCATATGTCCATTCTCACGCCGTGAAGATGACATTTTTTCCCTCTAAAGACCAAGACTGGTCTCAAGCTTCTGGGGTCCCTCTAGCAACTGCTGTTTTCCCTGTTGTTGGGACCAGTAGGCATGAGCCATTAGTACCCGGTCCAAGAGCTCTTGTGGAACTGGCTCACCTCTCCTTTGTTGCGGTGATATTCTCGCTGTGTGCACCAGCGTCTTCCATTTGTCCTATCATTCACATCAAAACCAAAAGATAATTACTTcttacacaaacaaaaacataccTCATATACAGTCTGAgctataaaaggaaaaaaaaaatatatatatatatatatatatatttaaccttCAAATCAACATAAGTCCGGTGCTTTGCATTATCAAACGCTCTCAGCTTTACATCACGCCACCTGCAGATAAATatgcacataaatattattggACCAATATTAGTTTGGTGTAACATTAACAAATTAGTTACCTTCCGGTCCCAAGTCTTTCCACAGCTTGAACAAGCGCCTCTACTTCCGCAACAGAGAAAGGTCGACGTATTCTACGCTGTGCCACCTCAGATCGCTTAGGTTTCCGATGTGGGACTACGTTTAAAGCCTGAGCATGCAGAGGAGGAGAGACAGGAATCAAGGCTCTGGAGTAGACGGGTTTAGCCCTAAATGGTGAAGAGGGTTTGGAGTCAAGGTCACTTTCAACAGAGTCACTTGGTTTAGCATGTTTCCCCAGTGTTGGGAGACACCTAATGGACAAACAAACGCATTATCACACCAAAGATATAAGAAGAAAACATTAATCTTTGGAGTAAGACTGACTTAGTTAGAGTGTGAGGTACGTTACACGGACGCATATAATCAGAATCTTTAGGAGAAAGTGGTTTTGTGGATTGTGGAGGATTGGTCTCAAGACAAAAGCTTAAAGTATCTGAAAGAGTGTCTAGAGAGATTCCTGTCTGAAGAAGCATTTTATTGTCGTCTCTAACCTTTTTCCCATGAACAAGAACACCTATGCGTAATCCACCTTCAAGTATAGTGGTTACAGCTTCCAAGACTGTCCTCTAGCAAAGAGAAGCAAAGTCGCATTATTATCCAAATATATGAATGACTCATTCCAGaaaattctaagaaaaaaaaacaaaccttaaGGGAACCAATAGTAGCAGTCTCTGGAACTTCAATGGAAAGTTCAGGAACCCTAAATGACTTGATTCCAAGTTTCACTAAGCACATGAAACAAAAATGAACAAAGTCAATACAAAAACACCAAGTGATGACAAAAGAAAACCTTAATAAAGAAAAGATACCATGAGAATCTCTTGATTGTAAAGCTGGCTGCTTCTGACAAGCTATGGTTGACAGAAAAGCTGTAGAAACAAAGCTCAAAGTTAATTATCATTATCAtgtatttaacattttaccaaaaaagagGTTAATTATCATGATGTAGTTTTGAGGTTGAAGCTTAAATGACTAGCTTCTGATTATACCCTTTCGAGGTGAACCAGAAAGGCCTTCATTTCTAACTGTTTCTTCTGACTGTGAGGCTGTATAACCATCAAAGTATCTTCTTTTCTTGATTGGATACTTCTTCTCCGATCTTAAGCTTTTGAGACAATGTTTCTTGCTGTAATAACCAGGCTTCAAGTCCAAGTCTAAACATCGTCAAATAACTCATAAGTTAACAAAAACACAGATAAAAGAACATATGACAAGCCCACAAGTGTGTCCACATGCTTACCTGAGCCAGCTACCATTGTATCTTTCTGATTTGAAGAGACTTTACAATACTTTGAAGACAGAACTTTCTTAACTCTTCCATCATTATTTTCCATACCATTGAGTAAATCTATATGATGCTTATCCTTGTTCTTTGATAACTCTGGTTCACAGTTTAGCCTCTCAAGCATTGGTTTCTTGTCATTAGTATCTGACCTAAAACAATCACCATTGTGGATCTTGGCTTCCTCATACGCTAATTCTTGAGTTCCAAGCTTCTCCGAGGAATATTCACAAGTGATACCAGAGGTAGATCCAAATAGGAAATCTTTATTAGGGTTTGGAGATCTATTGAAGCTTTCCATTTCACGAGCTTTTGGAAGGATCTCAGAGACAAAGAAACTCCTTTCAGCATTATTATCATGATGATGATCACAATGAGTCTCTTCCACAACCATTTGATCGTCTGGTTCTTTCTTACCCCCACACCGATCTTCATTATTATCTCCCGAGGCGTTGTTacttgaggaagaagaaacccCACCACTTTCAAGCAGTAGTTTTCCATCTACTGCTGCCAACAAATCGAAGGACGATGATATTTGATTGTTTTCGCTTTTCTTCTTGAAAGCACT is drawn from Brassica oleracea var. oleracea cultivar TO1000 unplaced genomic scaffold, BOL UnpScaffold01118, whole genome shotgun sequence and contains these coding sequences:
- the LOC106320897 gene encoding telomere repeat-binding protein 5-like isoform X2; the encoded protein is MVLQTRLDYGFNGYEVPPTPRAARSPRSAFKKKSENNQISSSFDLLAAVDGKLLLESGGVSSSSSNNASGDNNEDRCGGKKEPDDQMVVEETHCDHHHDNNAERSFFVSEILPKAREMESFNRSPNPNKDFLFGSTSGITCEYSSEKLGTQELAYEEAKIHNGDCFRSDTNDKKPMLERLNCEPELSKNKDKHHIDLLNGMENNDGRVKKVLSSKYCKVSSNQKDTMVAGSDLDLKPGYYSKKHCLKSLRSEKKYPIKKRRYFDGYTASQSEETVRNEGLSGSPRKAFLSTIACQKQPALQSRDSHVKLGIKSFRVPELSIEVPETATIGSLKRTVLEAVTTILEGGLRIGVLVHGKKVRDDNKMLLQTGISLDTLSDTLSFCLETNPPQSTKPLSPKDSDYMRPCNVPHTLTKCLPTLGKHAKPSDSVESDLDSKPSSPFRAKPVYSRALIPVSPPLHAQALNVVPHRKPKRSEVAQRRIRRPFSVAEVEALVQAVERLGTGRWRDVKLRAFDNAKHRTYVDLKDKWKTLVHTARISPQQRRGEPVPQELLDRVLMAHAYWSQQQGKQQLLEGPQKLETSLGL
- the LOC106320898 gene encoding scarecrow-like protein 14, which gives rise to MGSYSGGSLDGFDFTSEFDNLPASNQTVDLSDGFYLDDPLLNFVSFDHSSAPPPEPYPQKENSNNNNAAAETASGDRLSSPSDDSEFSDSVLKYISQVLMEEDMEEKPCMFHDALALQAAEKSLYEALGEQYPSSMDHGASYPEKLAEDSPDGSFPSGGGFSDYASTTTSSDSHWSLDGLENNNRPSWLQTPFPSNFVFQSTSRSTSGGNSASFGSSMFKDSELAMQFKRGVDEASKFLPKSSQLFIDVESYVPKNSGFDENTSEVFVKTEKKDEAEHPPPPPSNSRLTGKKKSHWRDEDEDLAEERSNKQSAVYVEETELSEMFDKILLCGGTGQPVCITDQKFPTEAKARGKKSTATTTNSNSKGSKKETADLRTLLVLCAQAVSVDDRRTANEMLRQIREHSSPLGNGSERLAHYFANSLEARLAGTGTQIYTALSSKKTSAADMLKAYQTYISVCPFKKAAIIFANHSIMRLTANADTIHIVDFGISYGFQWPALIHRLSFRPGGPPKLRITGIELPQRGFRPAEGVHETGLRLARYCQRYKVPFEYNAIAQKWETIRVEDLKIEQGEFVVVNSLFRFKNLLDETVVVNSPRDAVLKLIRKANPSVFIQAVLSGSYNAPFFVTRFREALFHYSALFDMCDSKLAREDEMRLMFEKEFYGREIMNVVACEGTERVERPETYKQWQARVIRAGFKQLPLEKELMQNLKLKIENGYDKNFDIDQDGNWLLQGWKGRIVYASSVWVPSSS
- the LOC106320897 gene encoding telomere repeat-binding protein 5-like isoform X1, producing the protein MVLQTRLDYGFNGYEVPPTPRAARSPRKSAFKKKSENNQISSSFDLLAAVDGKLLLESGGVSSSSSNNASGDNNEDRCGGKKEPDDQMVVEETHCDHHHDNNAERSFFVSEILPKAREMESFNRSPNPNKDFLFGSTSGITCEYSSEKLGTQELAYEEAKIHNGDCFRSDTNDKKPMLERLNCEPELSKNKDKHHIDLLNGMENNDGRVKKVLSSKYCKVSSNQKDTMVAGSDLDLKPGYYSKKHCLKSLRSEKKYPIKKRRYFDGYTASQSEETVRNEGLSGSPRKAFLSTIACQKQPALQSRDSHVKLGIKSFRVPELSIEVPETATIGSLKRTVLEAVTTILEGGLRIGVLVHGKKVRDDNKMLLQTGISLDTLSDTLSFCLETNPPQSTKPLSPKDSDYMRPCNVPHTLTKCLPTLGKHAKPSDSVESDLDSKPSSPFRAKPVYSRALIPVSPPLHAQALNVVPHRKPKRSEVAQRRIRRPFSVAEVEALVQAVERLGTGRWRDVKLRAFDNAKHRTYVDLKDKWKTLVHTARISPQQRRGEPVPQELLDRVLMAHAYWSQQQGKQQLLEGPQKLETSLGL